In Hyalangium minutum, a single window of DNA contains:
- a CDS encoding serine/threonine protein kinase codes for MIARLIRLPWGAVIDGWHVLKELGDGGFAVVYLAEKNGQRRAIKVARHRDASGDDKQTHARLKRELTVLSMLDHPNIVELCGHGYAEAGNFYLALEYVDGWTLGEWKERKHPTFHEILSVFVKIAEALLYMHSRGILHRDLKLANVVIRKSDGKPIIIDFSCATYTQAADLTESGLPPGTDRFRAPEQFKFLREHRDEHRARYAFQVADEIFAVGAMLYELLTDPRPTEARARETLNNPFDPPAPARDLNARVPEALSDLVESILSRDPNLRPVDTEALRRELAELEADPGADYQAPAHPPSEQRQPQPVGQKPGRWSKLRALGGRVVADVRRLGKVLAAGAVAAVVLAAVVALWMLPSAQTLPSAAPAARHTCP; via the coding sequence GTCTACCTCGCCGAGAAGAATGGGCAGCGTCGGGCGATCAAGGTGGCGCGGCACCGTGACGCCAGCGGGGACGACAAACAGACACACGCTCGATTGAAGCGCGAATTGACGGTTCTTTCGATGCTGGACCATCCGAACATCGTCGAGCTTTGTGGCCATGGGTACGCGGAAGCGGGCAATTTCTACCTTGCCCTTGAGTATGTGGACGGCTGGACGCTCGGCGAGTGGAAAGAGCGCAAGCACCCCACCTTTCACGAAATCTTGAGCGTCTTTGTGAAGATCGCCGAGGCCCTGCTCTACATGCACAGCCGGGGCATCCTTCACCGAGACTTGAAGCTCGCTAACGTGGTGATCCGGAAGAGCGACGGCAAGCCGATCATCATCGACTTTAGCTGCGCGACCTACACGCAAGCGGCGGACCTGACCGAGAGCGGATTGCCTCCCGGAACGGATCGGTTCCGCGCGCCCGAGCAGTTCAAGTTCCTGCGCGAGCACAGAGACGAGCACCGGGCACGGTACGCCTTCCAGGTGGCCGACGAGATCTTCGCAGTCGGCGCGATGCTCTACGAGCTGCTGACGGATCCGCGACCGACAGAAGCGCGCGCGCGGGAGACTCTGAACAACCCCTTCGACCCGCCTGCACCCGCGAGAGATCTGAATGCTCGCGTTCCCGAAGCGCTCAGCGACCTAGTCGAGAGCATCCTTTCGCGCGATCCCAACCTGCGACCCGTCGATACCGAGGCACTTCGGCGCGAGCTGGCCGAGCTTGAGGCAGATCCGGGAGCTGACTACCAAGCGCCCGCGCATCCCCCGTCAGAGCAGCGGCAGCCCCAGCCGGTCGGTCAGAAACCGGGCCGATGGAGCAAGCTGCGTGCGTTGGGCGGCAGGGTGGTTGCCGACGTTCGCCGCTTGGGGAAGGTGCTCGCGGCAGGCGCGGTTGCTGCTGTCGTGCTCGCTGCTGTCGTGGCTCTCTGGATGCTCCCCAGTGCGCAGACGCTCCCAAGCGCCGCGCCTGCCGCCCGTCACACCTGCCCCTGA
- a CDS encoding serine/threonine protein kinase has product MSAIEFRLPKGAILFSKGGFSYEFRADLGEAHHGLSLFLARRRTPEGHPRGKVLLKAVGSPRGGAQEGRRFDKARAKLEEQVRLATYLQHPGILRVHDLHKTESAWYVITDHPAGQDLDDLMGLATELDRWFSPFFTLYVGAAVASALEHAHNTTDDKGNPLGIVHRAIDLGHIFVDWEGRVQVSDFGLALSTLPGRVASTVRRPQGDSYFASPEMLLGGKVDARSDLFALGLVMLEMSTGRSLLDTDMGVSDAAKAALSKKQLARVKRAIKRAKLAGCEPTIEQTIWRAATYTQGDIDAVTAKLPENLRVPLSRLLQHDAAARYQSAGELATELRGWLSQVDFGKSQAAAELKKLKADAGAVMVDLELQRTDDSASA; this is encoded by the coding sequence ATGTCAGCAATCGAGTTCAGGCTTCCCAAGGGGGCGATTCTGTTCTCCAAGGGCGGGTTTTCTTACGAGTTCCGCGCGGACTTGGGCGAGGCGCATCACGGCCTGAGCCTCTTTCTCGCGCGGCGTCGCACGCCGGAAGGGCACCCTCGCGGGAAGGTGCTGCTCAAGGCGGTCGGGAGTCCGCGCGGCGGGGCTCAGGAAGGGCGGCGCTTCGACAAGGCACGGGCGAAGCTCGAAGAGCAAGTGCGTCTCGCGACGTACCTTCAGCACCCGGGCATCCTCCGTGTTCACGATCTGCACAAGACCGAATCGGCTTGGTACGTGATCACCGACCATCCGGCCGGGCAGGATCTTGACGACCTGATGGGACTCGCGACCGAACTAGACCGATGGTTCTCGCCCTTCTTCACGCTGTACGTTGGCGCGGCAGTCGCGAGTGCCCTTGAGCATGCGCACAATACAACGGACGACAAGGGGAACCCGCTCGGTATCGTCCACCGGGCGATCGACTTGGGGCACATCTTCGTCGACTGGGAGGGTCGCGTTCAGGTCTCCGACTTCGGGCTCGCACTCTCCACACTGCCGGGCCGCGTCGCCTCCACCGTCCGCCGCCCGCAGGGAGATAGCTACTTCGCGTCGCCGGAAATGCTGCTAGGCGGCAAGGTGGATGCACGCTCGGATCTCTTCGCGCTCGGGCTCGTCATGCTCGAAATGTCCACAGGGAGGAGCCTGCTCGATACCGATATGGGTGTCTCCGACGCGGCAAAGGCGGCACTCTCGAAGAAGCAGCTCGCCCGCGTGAAGCGCGCGATCAAGCGCGCCAAACTGGCCGGGTGTGAGCCGACGATCGAGCAGACGATTTGGCGCGCGGCGACCTATACGCAGGGCGACATTGACGCGGTTACAGCGAAGCTCCCCGAGAACCTGCGCGTGCCGCTGAGCAGGCTCCTTCAGCACGACGCGGCAGCGCGCTATCAGTCGGCGGGAGAGCTGGCGACCGAGCTGCGCGGCTGGCTCTCACAGGTGGACTTTGGCAAGTCTCAAGCTGCCGCCGAGCTGAAGAAGCTGAAGGCGGACGCGGGCGCGGTCATGGTCGACTTGGAGTTGCAGCGCACGGACGACAGCGCGTCGGCCTGA